Proteins from one Malaya genurostris strain Urasoe2022 chromosome 2, Malgen_1.1, whole genome shotgun sequence genomic window:
- the LOC131429571 gene encoding ATP-binding cassette sub-family G member 1-like has product MDVYGLSLTGEDNEFVFSFENISFRTRVASESKKFESCEQQNALVAEPYTKFILNNVSGAFRSGRLTAIIGPSGSGKSSLLKILSGFRKAEGIIKLNGQPLDGSRLRSEVSHTEQEVALWMNLTVTETLRYAAEFQLPCTSFKSAKRIIALDQIRALGLEKCHTTLVRDLSGGEYKRLAMAIDLLSNPKVMLLDEPTSGLDTIATIQVISHMKTLARDGRIMVCVIHQPSSGILKMFDDAYLVARGNCLYRGSISELIPRFAMVGLECPLSHNPADFALEVASMEDDERVLKLIQDYQNMNVVGMNECNQKHLVLQSNRSRISLWKQLLLLTNRSITCTARDPTQIKVKTAISIFVGLLVGTAYYNIGNNAARILSNTTFFQIVLHTIMFTSIGSAAVVFPLESAAFIREYRNNAYALFPYYLSKIIVEVPILILNTTLITALVYVLTSQPMELHRFAYFWLLSLLFGWISQMWGLMLGCFFKLQMIAFLAGVGFVPVMLFSGCFITLDQIPKILKPLTYVSFERYAYEGFLHVLYGLNRKDMECPEIFCYYSKLSKYLKFLQMPVLDLELDLLALSLFASTMTVGFYFCLKRRTAQQN; this is encoded by the exons ATGGATGTGTATGGGTTATCTCTTACCGGAGAAGACAATGAATTTGTGTTTTCATTTGAGAATATATCGTTTCGAACCCGTGTCGCAAGTGagtcaaaaaaatttgaaagttGTGAACAACAGAACGCACTCGTCGCGGAACCGTACACAAAGTTTATTCTCAACAATGTCAGTGGTGCATTCCGTTCCGGTAGGCTGACTGCGATTATCGGTCCTTCTGGATCGGGAAAATCATCCTTGCTGAAAATTTTGAGTGGTTTTCG CAAAGCCGAAGGAATCATTAAGTTGAATGGTCAACCACTGGATGGATCAAGATTACGCAGCGAAGTATCCCACACCGAACAggaggtagctttgtggatgaATCTGACCGTGACGGAAACACTAAGATATGCAGCAGAGTTTCAGTTGCCATGCACCTCGTTCAAATCAGCTAAAAGGATTATTGCGCTGGATCAAATTAGGGCACTTGGACTAGAAAAATGCCACACAACTCTGGTGCGGGATCTTTCTGGAGGCGAATACAAGAGACTAGCGATGGCAATAGATCTTCTTTCGAATCCGAAGGTAATGCTTTTGGACGAACCAACCAGCGGCTTAGACACGATAGCCACTATTCAGGTGATATCGCATATGAAGACTCTAGCCCGTGACGGACGCATTATGGTTTGTGTGATACATCAGCCCAGTTCGggtattttgaaaatgtttgacgATGCCTATCTCGTGGCCAGAGGAAACTGTTTATATCGGGGGTCCATATCTGAGTTGATCCCACGATTTGCCATGGTTGGTTTGGAGTGTCCGCTATCCCACAATCCTGCTGATTTCG CACTTGAAGTTGCCAGTATGGAAGATGACGAAAGAGTGCTGAAGCTTATCCAGGATTATCAAAATATGAATGTAGTTGGTATGAATGAATGCAATCAGAAACATTTGGTATTGCAAAGCAACCGATCGAGGATAAGCCTATGGAaacagctgctgctgctgacaAATAGATCAATTACCTGTACTGCTCGTGACCCG ACACAAATCAAGGTGAAAACTGCAATCAGCATCTTTGTTGGACTGCTAGTTGGCACCGCGTATTACAACATCGGGAACAATGCCGCTCGCATTCTCTCCAATACTACATTCTTCCAAATTGTGCTACACACCATCATGTTCACCAGCATTGGATCGGCAGCTGTCGTGT TTCCTCTCGAATCGGCTGCCTTCATCCGCGAATACCGCAACAATGCGTACGCACTTTTCCCGTACTATCTGTCGAAGATAATTGTAGAAGTTCCGATTCTAATACTAAACACAACGCTAATAACAGCACTGGTATACGTGTTGACTTCTCAACCAATGGAGCTTCATCGGTTCGCCTACTTCTGGCTTCTTTCCTTGCTATTTGGGTGGATCTCGCAGATGTGGGGACTGATGCTCGGATGTTTCTTCAAGCTCCAAATGATTGCATTTCTGGCTGGCGTCGGCTTCGTTCCCGTGATGCTATTTTCCGGATGTTTCATCACGCTTGACCAAATACCAAAAATTCTGAAACCCCTGACGTACGTTTCCTTCGAGCGATACGCCTATGAAGGGTTCCTGCACGTACTGTACGGTCTAAACCGGAAGGATATGGAGTGTCCAGAGATATTCTGCTACTACAGCAAACTTTCCAAGTACCTCAAATTTCTGCAAATGCCAGTGTTAGATTTAGAGCTAGATTTGCTCGCACTGTCCTTGTTTGCTTCGACTATGACAGTTGGATTCTACTTTTGCTTAAAGAGACGGACTGCGCAGCAGAACTGA